The nucleotide window GAAGATGCCCTGCACGCCGGTTTCAGCGGCACTGATGATGGAGCGGGGTGTATCGATGACCTGCCAGAGCGGGAGTTCGGGCTGCAACGGGCGGGGGACTACCGCCATCTTGGTGATCTCGCCGTTTTCGGTGAAGTCCGGGGTGGCGGGCGAGAGCGGGTGGCTCCACTTCACGCCCGGCGCGGGGAACTCGTAGAACTCGCCCTTGTGGCTGAAGAACTCGTTATTCCAGGCCTTCTGCAGGATCTCCATGGTCTCGGCGAACAGCGCGCGGTTCTTTTCCTGGTCGCGCGGATCGGCCGCCGGGTTCAGGTTCAGTGCTTCGCGGCCATACAGGCCCCGGCCCACGCCTACTTCGAGGCGGCCGTCGGAGAGCTGGTCCAGCAGGGCGAGATCCTCGGCAAGCCGCAGCGGGTGCCAGAAGGTGACGATCGAGGCGGCCTGGCCGATACGGATCTTCGAGGTGCGCGCGGCAATGTCGACACCCATCATGATCGGGTTGGGGGTCAGCTCCTGCCCCTCGTGCCCGAAGTGGTGCTCCGTGTACCAGGTGGACCAGAAGCCGTACTTCTCTGCAGCGACCGCATACTCGCGGGCGTCCTTCATATGCTGGTTGTAGTTGGCCAGATCGCCG belongs to Arthrobacter crystallopoietes and includes:
- a CDS encoding LLM class flavin-dependent oxidoreductase, producing the protein MRFSIFHGLGAPGDLANYNQHMKDAREYAVAAEKYGFWSTWYTEHHFGHEGQELTPNPIMMGVDIAARTSKIRIGQAASIVTFWHPLRLAEDLALLDQLSDGRLEVGVGRGLYGREALNLNPAADPRDQEKNRALFAETMEILQKAWNNEFFSHKGEFYEFPAPGVKWSHPLSPATPDFTENGEITKMAVVPRPLQPELPLWQVIDTPRSIISAAETGVQGIFWLPPVSALKGRFELYREHASKAQGREVPLGEGIALVRDVYVADTMEQAREEFEEAVLNTYKWITHWRGLSNLMEEGEDLTDEHKLDFDLLMDRNMLVGTPEFVTEKIHELKREVGLEHMMLWTTHPGLKHEKAMRSLELFSEKVKPHFD